The Colletes latitarsis isolate SP2378_abdomen chromosome 14, iyColLati1, whole genome shotgun sequence genome has a segment encoding these proteins:
- the LOC143350224 gene encoding uncharacterized protein LOC143350224, translating into MYRQILVHPHDVDFQRILWRESPSAPIDEYQLLAVTYGTTPAPYLALRVLRQLIEDEGSSYPDAVQVLSYQAYVDDFLFGSDDLTSLRLIRNQTILLVQKGGFSLRKWTSNDSRLLSDIDEVNHGLAVSTFLQVDENISVLGLTWNSVTDQF; encoded by the coding sequence ATGTATCGGCAGATCCTCGTTCACCCTCACGACGTCGATTTTCAGCGCATCCTTTGGCGCGAGTCTCCTTCTGCTCCGATTGACGAATACCAGCTGCTCGCGGTAACATATGGCACAACTCCAGCGCCATATCTCGCTCTCAGAGTGTTGAGACAATTAATAGAGGACGAAGGTTCCTCCTACCCGGACGCAGTGCAAGTTTTAAGCTATCAAGCGTACGTTGACGACTTCCTCTTCGGAAGTGACGACCTCACGTCACTGCGCCTGATCCGCAACCAGACGATCCTATTGGTTCAAAAGGGAGGCTTTTCGTTACGCAAATGGACGAGCAACGACAGCCGGCTGTTGTCCGACATCGACGAGGTCAATCACGGTTTAGCCGTCAGTACATTCCTTCAAGTCGACGAAAATATTTCTGTGCTGGGCCTAACGTGGAACTCTGTCACAGACCAGTTTTAG